A section of the Methanothermobacter sp. genome encodes:
- a CDS encoding 50S ribosomal protein L31e: MERIYVIPLRKAKEVPRTIRAPKAVKIVREFLMKHMKTDTVKIDESINEKIWERGIQKIPPRIKVRAVKDEDGVVEAILEE; encoded by the coding sequence ATGGAGAGAATTTACGTTATACCCCTTAGGAAGGCAAAGGAAGTTCCAAGAACCATAAGAGCACCTAAGGCTGTTAAGATTGTCAGGGAATTTCTCATGAAACACATGAAGACAGACACTGTTAAAATTGATGAATCCATCAACGAAAAAATCTGGGAGAGGGGTATCCAGAAGATTCCCCCCAGGATAAAGGTCAGAGCCGTCAAGGATGAGGACGGCGTGGTGGAAGCCATTCTCGAAGAATAA
- a CDS encoding 50S ribosomal protein L39e, whose amino-acid sequence MSRNKHVARKLRMAKANRQNRRVPAWVMVKTNYRVRSHPKMRHWRRTKLKV is encoded by the coding sequence ATGAGTAGAAACAAACATGTTGCCAGAAAACTTAGAATGGCGAAGGCTAACAGACAGAACAGAAGGGTGCCCGCATGGGTGATGGTTAAAACCAATTACAGGGTCAGAAGCCATCCAAAGATGAGGCACTGGAGAAGGACCAAACTCAAGGTGTAG